The following proteins come from a genomic window of Pelagicoccus albus:
- a CDS encoding NUDIX hydrolase, protein MKVIDKIAWIHLADRKILGARSKGKDVWYLPGGKREAGETDTETLVREVKEELAVEILADQAALIGVYEAQADGHAEGLIVKMTCYSAPFKGTLKPSSEIEEITWLDSRDSDKISEASRLIFSDLKQRGLLD, encoded by the coding sequence ATGAAAGTTATCGATAAGATCGCTTGGATACACCTCGCAGATCGAAAGATCCTCGGGGCACGCAGCAAAGGGAAGGATGTCTGGTACCTTCCGGGCGGCAAACGGGAAGCAGGCGAGACCGACACCGAAACTTTGGTGCGAGAAGTGAAAGAGGAGCTTGCTGTGGAAATCCTCGCGGACCAGGCGGCTTTGATTGGAGTCTATGAAGCTCAGGCGGATGGGCATGCGGAGGGCTTGATCGTTAAGATGACCTGCTATTCCGCTCCCTTTAAAGGTACGCTCAAGCCTTCTTCCGAAATCGAAGAGATCACGTGGCTCGACTCAAGGGATAGTGACAAAATTTCCGAAGCGAGCCGGTTGATTTTTTCCGATTTGAAACAACGCGGCCTACTCGATTGA
- a CDS encoding ABC transporter ATP-binding protein, translating into MKPLIQFRDVSVTYGDGADATLALSPTNLSIEQGDFIALVGPSGCGKSTLLKLASELLAPSSGALEFCGVESVRVGMAFQSANLLPWLSIRKNVMMPLKIVPPYKAEYRKKRYNEYKDRVDQLLDQVGLLSFAEKQPWQLSGGMMQRANLCRALVHEPDLLLLDEPFGALDQFTREELWGTLQDLWLSKKPTVMLVTHDLREAAYLATRICVMSPRPGRILEDRSVSFPRPRSLQTTFQPEFSSLVQELHALISVPKKQTQEFAR; encoded by the coding sequence TTGAAACCGCTCATTCAGTTCCGAGATGTCAGCGTCACTTATGGTGATGGGGCTGACGCTACCTTGGCGTTGAGCCCGACGAACCTCTCGATCGAACAGGGGGATTTTATAGCGCTTGTTGGTCCGTCTGGCTGCGGGAAGTCGACCCTGCTGAAATTGGCCAGCGAGCTTCTGGCACCGAGCTCAGGCGCTCTAGAATTTTGTGGGGTCGAGTCGGTGAGAGTGGGGATGGCGTTTCAATCGGCTAACTTATTGCCGTGGCTTAGCATTCGGAAAAATGTCATGATGCCGCTCAAAATCGTGCCACCCTACAAGGCAGAGTATCGAAAGAAAAGATACAACGAGTATAAGGATCGAGTCGATCAGCTGCTCGATCAGGTGGGGCTACTTTCGTTTGCTGAAAAGCAGCCTTGGCAGTTGTCGGGTGGTATGATGCAACGGGCGAATCTTTGCCGAGCTCTGGTGCACGAGCCGGATTTGCTGCTGCTTGACGAACCTTTTGGCGCGCTCGATCAGTTTACTCGAGAAGAGCTTTGGGGTACCTTGCAGGATCTTTGGCTGAGCAAAAAACCGACGGTTATGCTTGTCACTCACGACCTGAGGGAGGCTGCGTATCTCGCCACCCGTATTTGTGTGATGAGTCCACGGCCGGGGCGGATTCTTGAAGATCGCTCTGTGAGCTTTCCGCGGCCCCGTAGCTTGCAGACGACGTTTCAGCCTGAGTTTTCCAGCTTAGTTCAAGAGTTGCACGCTTTGATCTCTGTACCAAAAAAACAAACACAGGAGTTTGCTCGATGA
- a CDS encoding dienelactone hydrolase family protein, with product MLRTITYSVGSITFESRCYIPPFSEKPGPALIVFPNLWGPNDYWDEMLEKYSTLGYVVMIVDMYGVDTRPETFDEAYEVIKPLKADREVTRQRATAALENLAALQEVDSSKVIATGYCFGGMCVLELARISAPVLGVVSLHGTLKSPLALGQGDTIKPSVLVLHGAEDPGIPDEEVAGFMAEMRAVDADWQLVHFGGQVHAFTDRKANRPGHAKYDALTDSRSWGMMVQFIAEKFG from the coding sequence ATGCTCCGAACGATTACCTACTCAGTCGGGTCGATCACTTTCGAATCCCGTTGCTACATCCCACCTTTTTCTGAAAAGCCCGGCCCCGCTCTCATCGTTTTTCCAAACTTATGGGGTCCCAACGACTACTGGGACGAGATGCTAGAAAAGTATTCGACCCTAGGATACGTGGTCATGATTGTCGATATGTACGGAGTAGATACGCGCCCAGAAACTTTCGATGAGGCCTATGAAGTGATCAAACCTCTCAAGGCGGATCGCGAAGTGACTCGCCAACGGGCTACGGCTGCCCTGGAGAACTTGGCCGCTCTGCAGGAGGTTGATTCAAGCAAGGTTATCGCAACGGGATATTGCTTTGGCGGTATGTGCGTATTGGAGCTCGCTCGCATTTCAGCTCCAGTTCTGGGAGTTGTCTCCCTGCACGGTACTCTTAAGTCGCCGCTAGCGTTGGGGCAGGGAGATACGATTAAGCCCAGCGTCTTGGTATTGCACGGAGCCGAGGATCCGGGGATTCCAGACGAGGAGGTTGCTGGATTTATGGCCGAGATGCGGGCAGTGGACGCAGATTGGCAGCTAGTGCATTTTGGTGGACAGGTGCACGCCTTCACTGACCGGAAGGCTAACCGTCCGGGGCATGCAAAGTACGATGCTCTAACAGACTCTCGGTCATGGGGCATGATGGTTCAGTTCATCGCCGAGAAATTCGGCTGA
- a CDS encoding TIGR00730 family Rossman fold protein: protein MTTNSIKSIAVYCGSNTGAGTKYMDSAKELGTLLAKSGIRLIYGGTHKGLMGAIADAVLENGGEAYGVITERLLGKGHLHDGLTGHEVTATMKERKHRMAQLADAFIGMPGGIGTMEEFLEVWTLNQLGDLDKPPGLFSVDGYFEPFMGFIDHMIQEAFLPAAHRNSVVVESDAKALLEGLLSFEKVTVPKWL from the coding sequence ATGACAACGAATTCTATAAAATCGATCGCTGTGTATTGCGGTTCGAATACGGGAGCTGGAACCAAGTACATGGATTCGGCGAAGGAGCTTGGCACTTTGCTGGCGAAGTCCGGCATCCGGCTGATTTATGGAGGCACACACAAAGGCTTGATGGGAGCGATTGCTGACGCGGTTCTGGAAAACGGAGGCGAAGCTTACGGTGTGATTACGGAGCGACTATTGGGAAAAGGGCATCTTCATGATGGGCTCACAGGACACGAAGTCACTGCCACCATGAAGGAGCGAAAACACCGCATGGCGCAGCTCGCCGACGCTTTTATCGGGATGCCAGGCGGAATCGGTACGATGGAAGAATTTTTAGAAGTTTGGACGCTTAACCAATTGGGCGATCTCGATAAACCGCCCGGCTTGTTCAGCGTGGACGGCTATTTTGAACCGTTCATGGGTTTTATCGATCACATGATTCAAGAAGCATTTTTGCCAGCCGCTCACAGAAACTCGGTAGTGGTGGAAAGCGATGCAAAGGCCCTGTTGGAAGGTTTACTCAGCTTCGAAAAGGTGACGGTTCCAAAGTGGCTGTAG
- a CDS encoding ABC transporter substrate-binding protein, translated as MTNPELSRRNFLQKTAVASAASLFGFPNILKAADTKLKMVLNWRYEGPQAWYFLAQDRGYFAKAGIDIQIDQGNGSGAAVGKVAGIYDVGFGDVNALIQLAAQKPEEAPVCVYQLYNTPPFTIAVLKDGPIKTAKDLAGRTLGGAPNDGALKLFSIFSKGAGIDTSNIDIVHFQPNMREQMLRTKQVDGVFGYVNTIRFSAKLSGMDPDNDLRFINFSDYGIDLYSNGIIVNRELAVDKPEIVRGLVHGINRGISDVIADPNAGIAAVAKREGLINRRVEKERLLATLEFEMNHPEIATHGLGAIDEERFSGAIDTVVEAYGLPRTPSIEEIYTPEFLPPESDRLYKLL; from the coding sequence ATGACTAACCCCGAGCTTTCGAGACGAAATTTCCTTCAAAAGACCGCCGTTGCTTCCGCCGCCTCGCTTTTTGGTTTTCCGAATATTCTCAAGGCGGCTGACACTAAGCTGAAGATGGTGCTGAACTGGCGTTACGAAGGCCCGCAGGCTTGGTACTTTCTCGCCCAGGATCGTGGCTATTTCGCGAAAGCGGGGATCGACATCCAGATTGACCAGGGAAACGGTTCCGGCGCTGCGGTCGGAAAAGTCGCTGGTATCTACGATGTTGGTTTCGGAGATGTGAACGCGCTGATCCAACTCGCGGCTCAGAAGCCAGAGGAGGCCCCTGTGTGTGTCTATCAGCTCTACAACACGCCACCGTTCACGATCGCGGTGCTGAAGGATGGACCGATCAAGACTGCCAAGGATCTGGCCGGCCGCACCTTAGGGGGAGCTCCAAATGATGGAGCGCTTAAGCTTTTTTCCATCTTTAGCAAAGGGGCGGGGATTGATACGTCCAATATCGATATCGTTCACTTCCAACCGAACATGCGCGAACAAATGCTGCGCACGAAACAGGTGGATGGCGTTTTTGGATACGTGAATACAATTCGTTTTTCCGCGAAACTTTCAGGGATGGATCCGGACAACGATCTGCGGTTCATCAATTTCAGCGATTACGGAATCGATCTCTACTCCAACGGGATCATCGTAAACAGAGAGCTTGCGGTCGACAAACCGGAGATTGTGAGAGGTTTGGTTCACGGCATTAATCGCGGGATTTCAGACGTGATCGCGGATCCCAATGCGGGAATCGCAGCGGTGGCGAAGCGGGAAGGGCTGATTAACCGGAGAGTCGAGAAGGAGCGTTTACTCGCCACGCTAGAATTTGAAATGAACCATCCGGAAATCGCTACTCACGGGCTGGGGGCGATTGATGAGGAAAGATTCAGCGGAGCGATCGATACGGTAGTCGAGGCGTACGGACTGCCCAGAACTCCGAGTATCGAAGAAATTTATACGCCGGAGTTTCTGCCTCCTGAAAGCGATAGACTCTACAAGCTACTCTGA
- a CDS encoding ABC transporter permease, with protein sequence MRDRIKRFLASLSLFVAVFVLWEVVVVVFQISELVLPRPSQVFTALIDYWSGILPHAYQTLYTTLLGFALGVICGLFLGVAIGSSRLVYDTGYPLLVGISSVPKVAVVPIFVLWFGAGSVPAILTAMIICVFPIVVNVATGIANVEPELIDVMRAMKASRREILWNVSLPRSLPYFFASLKVAITLAFVGAVVAETVASNKGIGNMMMIASSSFNVPLVFAGLLILAFLGVLLYGVFALLEQRFAGWATRRSR encoded by the coding sequence ATGAGGGATAGAATCAAGCGATTTCTGGCGTCGTTATCTTTGTTTGTCGCGGTATTTGTATTGTGGGAGGTGGTAGTAGTCGTTTTCCAGATATCGGAGTTGGTGCTCCCCAGGCCGAGCCAAGTGTTTACCGCTCTTATTGATTATTGGTCGGGTATACTGCCGCATGCTTACCAGACTCTTTACACCACTTTGCTCGGTTTCGCGCTAGGCGTGATTTGCGGGCTTTTCCTCGGTGTGGCGATTGGTTCGTCGCGATTGGTTTACGACACTGGATATCCCTTGCTGGTTGGCATATCCTCGGTTCCCAAGGTGGCCGTGGTACCCATTTTCGTCCTGTGGTTTGGCGCTGGTTCAGTACCAGCGATTTTGACTGCGATGATCATTTGCGTCTTTCCGATCGTAGTTAATGTGGCCACGGGCATCGCCAACGTGGAACCAGAGCTAATCGACGTGATGCGGGCGATGAAAGCGAGCCGCCGAGAGATACTCTGGAATGTGAGCTTGCCGCGTTCGCTACCTTATTTTTTCGCCTCACTCAAAGTAGCGATCACTCTGGCTTTTGTCGGAGCGGTGGTGGCGGAGACCGTCGCCTCCAACAAAGGAATTGGCAACATGATGATGATTGCGTCCTCGTCATTCAACGTGCCGCTTGTCTTTGCTGGTCTACTGATCCTGGCCTTTCTAGGCGTGTTGCTGTACGGAGTCTTTGCCTTGCTCGAACAACGTTTTGCTGGCTGGGCCACAAGACGGAGTCGTTAA